A window of Microcystis aeruginosa FD4 contains these coding sequences:
- a CDS encoding FkbM family methyltransferase, with amino-acid sequence MLTSYQELQKELSLSLHDLNSFADKFQESYDIIVSSNEINENHGVGVLLKRIFPDTSGIVSLRTTNLYDGQQEFGVQNFCLDVRGCSYGEILVKIQNLFIYLKPKRVLVIPYFIEDFFVATAIKSLFQVPVCTYLMDDQNVYVDGVDDEAVQKLLDSSDLILGISLPLCQAYEKKYGQKIWFIPPVVESYLFPPEIVMPDLMGRGILIGNIWSQNWLEKLRQLCRESQIKIDWYGNPNRQWLQFQEEELAQDGIFFQGYCPQADLINHLRQAPFALVPTGSSPEEQDRPEFSYLSLPSRIPFIVAAANTPILVVGQKDSAAAKFVQEYNLGSVCDYAAVSFLTEIAKLSTYNYQLKLRQASHQLAKSLKADHFDDWLWRSLEQGKPIDDRFAIFQNHYICGNAVITPCEVNQQHGTGALVKRIFPDNRQIISIRSADHYGGEQNFGAFSLLLDHRELSRAQVFQSVLQTLGHNQIESVFCVPYYASDILTAIAIKELFNVPLATYIMDDQNICVQEIPDALMKEFLSKCSVRFATHPELRDAYENKYGYKFWLLPAIVPHRLINSEVAEVSPQRCQEKWGALLGSIWSPQWFQSLLESIQGAGIKLDWYGNSNYYWLKESAAELEKWGLYSQGLYPEEQLGQQLQAYPFVIVPTGTMDERDDRTELSRLSLPGRIIFNLATANTPVILLGSNKTSAANFINRFQIGVVCDYTHESLAAAVDYVLKPENQQRMRENAVKVADKFSDQGIDQWVWQSLEKEQAADDRFDAILPRSPIDLVHFIEPPVPSIIYKDYAQVYQVMRRLRGQKYQPDFVVDVGASHGIWSHTASQLFPEARFILIDPLISKYEQSARNYYIFNIPKAELLEIAISNQAGQLSFQVSPDLYGSSLLTPADFRNYETITVAVKTLDQVATDQQISGRGILKLDVQCAEHIVLEGAKEFIAQVDLVVAELSFIRYDRDALVFNEMLNLLDKLGFRYYDETGEWRSPIDGTLLQKEVVFIRQDLLVPETSRKIENSPSQA; translated from the coding sequence ATGCTCACCTCTTATCAGGAACTACAAAAAGAACTTAGTTTGTCGTTACACGACTTAAATAGTTTTGCCGACAAATTCCAGGAAAGTTATGATATTATAGTATCTTCAAACGAAATCAATGAGAATCACGGTGTTGGGGTTCTTTTAAAGAGAATTTTCCCTGATACCAGTGGCATAGTCTCCTTACGAACCACCAATCTCTACGATGGACAGCAGGAATTTGGCGTTCAGAATTTTTGTCTAGATGTGCGCGGTTGTTCCTACGGGGAAATTTTAGTAAAAATCCAAAATTTATTTATTTATTTAAAACCGAAAAGAGTCCTAGTAATTCCCTACTTTATCGAAGATTTTTTTGTAGCCACAGCGATTAAATCTCTCTTTCAAGTCCCGGTTTGTACCTACCTGATGGATGATCAGAATGTCTATGTTGATGGCGTTGACGATGAAGCCGTTCAGAAATTACTCGATAGCAGCGATCTAATTTTAGGCATTTCTCTGCCCTTGTGCCAAGCCTATGAAAAAAAATATGGGCAGAAAATCTGGTTTATCCCTCCCGTCGTCGAAAGCTATCTGTTTCCCCCTGAAATTGTCATGCCTGATCTGATGGGGCGAGGCATTTTAATTGGTAATATTTGGTCTCAGAATTGGTTAGAAAAACTGCGTCAATTGTGTCGGGAATCCCAAATAAAAATTGATTGGTATGGTAATCCCAATCGTCAATGGTTGCAATTCCAAGAGGAAGAATTAGCGCAGGATGGAATTTTCTTTCAAGGGTACTGTCCCCAAGCTGACCTAATTAACCACCTACGTCAAGCTCCTTTTGCTCTTGTTCCCACTGGCAGTTCCCCAGAAGAACAGGATCGGCCAGAATTCTCCTATTTGAGCTTACCCTCCCGCATCCCTTTTATCGTCGCTGCCGCTAACACCCCCATTCTGGTGGTCGGTCAGAAGGATAGTGCTGCAGCTAAATTTGTGCAAGAGTATAATCTCGGTTCTGTCTGTGATTATGCGGCTGTAAGTTTCTTAACAGAAATCGCCAAACTCAGCACCTATAACTATCAACTAAAACTTCGTCAGGCTAGTCATCAATTAGCCAAAAGTTTAAAAGCCGATCATTTTGACGATTGGCTCTGGCGATCATTAGAACAGGGAAAACCCATCGATGATCGCTTTGCTATCTTCCAGAACCACTACATCTGCGGCAATGCTGTCATTACCCCCTGTGAAGTCAATCAACAGCACGGCACAGGGGCCCTAGTAAAAAGAATCTTTCCTGATAATCGTCAAATTATTTCCATACGTTCCGCTGATCACTACGGAGGTGAACAGAATTTTGGGGCTTTCAGTCTTCTTCTCGATCACCGGGAACTATCGCGAGCGCAAGTCTTTCAGTCAGTGCTACAAACTCTTGGACACAACCAGATTGAGAGCGTTTTTTGTGTCCCTTATTACGCCAGCGACATTCTGACAGCGATCGCTATTAAGGAATTATTTAACGTTCCCCTTGCCACCTACATCATGGACGATCAGAATATCTGCGTTCAGGAGATTCCCGATGCTTTAATGAAAGAGTTTTTAAGCAAATGTTCCGTTCGTTTTGCCACCCATCCCGAACTCCGCGACGCTTACGAGAATAAGTACGGCTACAAATTTTGGCTCCTACCGGCGATCGTTCCCCACCGTCTCATTAATAGTGAAGTTGCCGAAGTTTCTCCCCAACGCTGTCAAGAAAAATGGGGAGCTTTATTAGGGAGCATTTGGAGTCCCCAATGGTTTCAATCTCTTTTAGAGAGTATTCAAGGGGCAGGGATTAAACTAGATTGGTATGGCAATTCTAACTATTATTGGCTCAAAGAATCTGCAGCAGAATTAGAAAAATGGGGACTTTATAGCCAAGGACTTTATCCCGAAGAACAACTAGGACAACAACTACAAGCATATCCCTTTGTTATTGTTCCCACGGGAACCATGGACGAAAGAGATGATCGGACAGAATTGTCTCGCCTTAGTTTACCCGGCCGGATTATTTTTAACCTGGCCACCGCTAACACCCCAGTAATTCTTTTAGGCAGTAATAAAACCTCGGCAGCTAACTTTATTAATCGCTTTCAAATTGGTGTGGTTTGTGATTATACACATGAAAGTTTGGCAGCAGCCGTGGACTACGTTCTTAAACCAGAAAATCAGCAAAGAATGCGAGAAAATGCCGTTAAAGTAGCGGACAAATTCTCCGATCAAGGTATTGATCAATGGGTGTGGCAGTCCCTAGAAAAAGAACAAGCAGCCGATGACAGATTTGACGCGATTTTACCTCGATCGCCGATCGATTTAGTTCACTTTATTGAACCCCCCGTTCCCTCAATTATTTATAAAGATTATGCTCAAGTCTATCAAGTCATGCGACGTTTACGAGGGCAAAAATATCAGCCCGATTTTGTGGTTGATGTGGGAGCTTCCCACGGTATTTGGTCTCATACCGCTAGTCAATTATTCCCTGAAGCTCGCTTTATCCTCATCGATCCGCTAATCTCAAAATACGAGCAATCAGCCAGAAATTACTATATCTTTAATATTCCTAAAGCCGAATTACTAGAAATTGCCATTTCTAATCAAGCTGGTCAGTTAAGTTTTCAAGTTTCCCCCGATTTGTACGGTAGTTCCTTGCTCACTCCCGCCGATTTTAGAAACTATGAAACGATTACAGTGGCGGTAAAAACCCTCGATCAGGTGGCGACAGATCAGCAAATTTCCGGCAGAGGAATATTAAAATTAGACGTGCAATGTGCCGAGCATATCGTCTTAGAAGGAGCCAAAGAATTTATCGCTCAGGTGGATTTAGTCGTTGCTGAACTCTCCTTTATTCGCTATGATCGGGACGCTCTCGTTTTCAATGAAATGCTTAATCTTTTGGATAAGCTTGGTTTCCGTTATTATGACGAAACTGGCGAATGGAGATCCCCCATTGATGGCACACTCCTCCAAAAAGAAGTGGTCTTTATTCGTCAAGATTTGTTAGTTCCTGAAACTAGCCGCAAAATTGAAAATTCTCCCAGTCAAGCTTAA
- a CDS encoding FkbM family methyltransferase yields MIKQLLAKNKIVQRFKAVKDLFLEKLDSLSHVQFDQLQKLEKLEKLNQLDPLDFKVDQLNNSTEQIRQENAEAKRKADLSLQNQAFLLKFSVDIVKNIQLLTGDWKQKGDLILNTLLKIQEVNQKILEDIHDQKYKVIIDQKYFQDLDIELMTYLYSYLPHRLAVDIGANRGDVSSRLLQAGYQVYAFEPFPPVIDKLKNRLGDHPNFRLFPFALGSENQTQELHIATDETPDNTYQDASFYSSLTKHSLSEGLVFTDTIPVTVKTLASLHDTEELPKDIGLVKIDTEGFDLEVIKGMGNYRYPVVVAEFWDQNFPFGGSGAMNQLPDLVNAMKERDYHWHLVIYRIWGSSDVSYYCNSAYSLDNSWGNVFFFQDYHVFHQALLWCASVMPATYFSA; encoded by the coding sequence ATGATCAAGCAATTATTAGCCAAAAATAAAATAGTTCAGCGATTTAAAGCAGTCAAAGATTTATTTCTAGAAAAACTTGATTCCCTCAGTCATGTCCAATTTGACCAACTCCAAAAACTGGAAAAACTGGAGAAACTTAATCAGCTTGATCCCTTAGATTTTAAAGTTGACCAACTTAATAACTCCACGGAGCAAATCCGACAAGAAAATGCAGAAGCCAAGCGAAAGGCTGATTTATCACTGCAAAATCAAGCTTTTCTGCTCAAGTTTTCCGTAGATATAGTTAAAAATATTCAATTATTAACGGGAGACTGGAAACAAAAAGGGGACTTGATTCTGAATACCCTGCTAAAAATTCAAGAAGTTAACCAGAAAATATTGGAAGATATCCACGATCAAAAATACAAAGTCATTATCGATCAAAAATATTTCCAGGATTTAGACATCGAATTAATGACTTATTTATATTCCTATCTTCCCCATCGTCTTGCAGTAGATATTGGTGCTAATCGGGGCGATGTTTCTAGTCGTCTCCTACAAGCTGGTTATCAAGTTTATGCCTTTGAGCCTTTTCCTCCCGTTATCGATAAGCTCAAAAATCGCCTCGGTGATCATCCTAACTTTCGGCTTTTTCCCTTTGCTCTCGGTTCCGAAAATCAAACCCAAGAACTCCATATAGCCACCGATGAGACCCCAGACAACACCTATCAAGATGCCAGCTTTTATAGCAGCTTAACCAAGCATTCTCTTTCGGAAGGTTTAGTATTTACCGATACTATTCCCGTCACCGTTAAAACCCTAGCCAGTCTCCACGATACCGAGGAATTACCTAAAGATATTGGTTTAGTTAAAATTGACACAGAAGGCTTTGATTTAGAAGTGATTAAAGGTATGGGTAACTATCGTTATCCCGTGGTAGTTGCGGAATTTTGGGATCAAAATTTCCCCTTTGGTGGTTCGGGAGCGATGAATCAATTACCAGATTTAGTCAATGCTATGAAGGAAAGAGATTATCATTGGCATCTAGTTATCTATCGTATTTGGGGCAGTTCCGACGTTAGTTATTACTGTAATTCTGCCTATTCCCTCGATAATTCCTGGGGCAATGTTTTCTTTTTTCAAGATTATCATGTCTTCCATCAAGCCTTACTTTGGTGTGCTTCCGTTATGCCAGCCACTTATTTTTCTGCTTAG
- a CDS encoding FkbM family methyltransferase, which yields MNSEKLQLRSDYQKMLDDLDPQVLQLDRQVFKRLQNLGYTPGVIFDVGASNSGWSYYIKQVLQEAEFYLFEPLIDYSSDYRELISEILRVYPSFHLHKYALGETSGEVTMNVSTDVVSSSLLQTGDDSQPTTPISVQMLTIDDAIARLGLPHPQVIKIDTQGSELSILKGAVKTLAKVDVLFLECWLYRGYGQKTPLLTEIADWLLSFNFRLWDVADAYRNQAGVLTTLDCIFVNTQSGISPIWYYEN from the coding sequence ATGAACTCTGAAAAACTGCAATTAAGGTCTGATTATCAAAAAATGCTTGATGACTTAGATCCTCAAGTCCTCCAGTTGGATCGACAGGTATTTAAACGACTACAAAACCTAGGTTACACACCAGGGGTGATCTTTGATGTGGGTGCTTCTAATAGTGGCTGGTCTTATTATATCAAACAAGTGCTGCAGGAAGCTGAATTTTATCTCTTTGAACCCCTCATCGACTACAGCAGCGACTATCGGGAATTAATCTCAGAAATTCTGCGAGTCTATCCCTCCTTTCATCTACACAAATACGCCCTAGGTGAAACCTCCGGCGAGGTGACGATGAATGTTTCCACGGACGTGGTGAGCAGTAGCCTCTTGCAGACTGGTGATGATAGTCAGCCCACCACTCCCATCTCGGTGCAAATGTTAACAATTGATGACGCAATTGCCCGACTTGGTTTACCCCATCCCCAAGTGATCAAAATTGATACCCAAGGCTCGGAGTTGTCTATACTTAAAGGGGCCGTTAAAACCCTAGCTAAAGTCGATGTTCTCTTTCTCGAGTGCTGGCTCTATCGGGGCTATGGCCAAAAAACTCCCCTCTTAACCGAAATCGCCGATTGGTTATTATCTTTTAACTTTCGGCTTTGGGATGTGGCCGATGCCTATCGCAATCAAGCGGGAGTGCTAACCACATTAGATTGTATTTTTGTAAATACTCAGTCCGGTATTTCCCCAATTTGGTACTATGAGAACTAG
- a CDS encoding class I SAM-dependent methyltransferase: MGYLDYYVGDCLKYVPSHKLHTKKVLIVGCNDGRDCQLFLQSAAVHGLDICAEIGTGFVNEKVTYFKESAEATSRPDNYYDLVFSAATMEHILNIEAAFAEMFRVTKPGGLIYCVGSPLWNSYYGHHQYGLFSDYPWIHLRLAKNQILEYLNQHKTLQDIVPFVELLEKLNLLSVPLVKDDQNSYAENLVNFMFSDYFNFRPSTQYLKAVEPLDVSYIIRNEIWQDGENLLTDEILEELNAKGYTKDELLAAAHTYIAIK; the protein is encoded by the coding sequence ATGGGATATTTAGACTATTATGTCGGAGATTGTCTCAAGTATGTGCCGAGTCATAAACTGCACACAAAAAAAGTCCTAATTGTTGGCTGTAATGATGGTAGGGACTGTCAACTTTTTCTTCAGTCAGCCGCAGTACATGGACTTGATATCTGTGCAGAAATTGGGACGGGATTTGTTAACGAGAAGGTCACCTATTTTAAGGAGTCAGCCGAAGCAACGTCTCGACCTGATAACTATTATGATCTAGTCTTTTCGGCTGCAACAATGGAGCATATTCTTAACATTGAAGCCGCCTTTGCTGAAATGTTTCGTGTGACTAAACCGGGAGGATTAATTTACTGTGTTGGTTCGCCCCTGTGGAATTCTTACTATGGTCATCATCAGTATGGCTTGTTTTCAGATTATCCCTGGATTCACTTAAGATTAGCAAAAAATCAAATATTAGAGTACCTTAACCAACATAAAACTCTTCAGGATATAGTCCCCTTTGTTGAGCTGCTGGAAAAACTTAATTTGCTTTCTGTACCTTTAGTTAAGGACGACCAAAATAGCTACGCAGAAAATTTAGTAAATTTTATGTTTTCTGATTATTTTAATTTCCGACCATCAACTCAATACCTAAAAGCTGTTGAACCTTTGGATGTTTCCTACATCATCAGAAATGAAATTTGGCAGGACGGCGAGAACTTATTAACCGATGAAATTCTGGAGGAACTAAATGCAAAAGGTTATACAAAAGATGAGCTTTTAGCAGCTGCCCATACCTACATTGCCATTAAGTAA